One Littorina saxatilis isolate snail1 linkage group LG12, US_GU_Lsax_2.0, whole genome shotgun sequence genomic region harbors:
- the LOC138983060 gene encoding uncharacterized protein, whose amino-acid sequence MSLRHAFPLASLHASSIIPARDRSPLNDLISPSNSNLAAVCERLGVQLVNSTPIFQTANGAPRLALYRDRIHPSPKGTARLAETLFPFQHRPPRQTISRKQHGPPPKMASKQDGYGQPSSLVNPPSHHYEAEYPPLQQRDQQWNAPPFISSTPRHQDVTPLQQRDQQWNAPPFISSTPRHRDVTPLQQRDQQWNAPPFISSTPRHHDVTPLQQRDQQWNAPPFISSTPRHQDVTPLQQRDQQWNVPPFISSKPRHQDVTPTLPPGHFVSHHRPSPPPDFRAALPPAVAEAPVPPRGSYFEEGDYRPVQGPMTGWRLSGV is encoded by the coding sequence ATGTCTCTACGTCACGCCTTTCCTCTAGCCAGTCTCCATGCGTCTTCTATTATCCCTGCCAGAGACCGCTCCCCCCTCAATGATTTGATTAGCCCATCCAACTCCAATTTGGCCGCCGTCTGTGAACGATTGGGTGTTCAACTCGTCAACTCTACTCCGATCTTTCAGACAGCCAATGGGGCTCCTCGTCTGGCCCTGTACAGGGACAGGATTCACCCCAGCCCTAAGGGGACAGCCAGGTTGGCTGAAACACTTTTCCCCTTTCAACATCGTCCTCCCAGGCAAACCATCTCCCGTAAACAGCACGGCCCGCCCCCCAAAATGGCCTCCAAGCAAGATGGTTACGGTCAGCCCAGTAGCCTTGTGAACCCTCCAAGTCATCACTACGAAGCTGAGTACCCGCCCCTGCAGCAGCGTGATCAACAGTGGAACGCTCCCCCCTTCATCTCATCTACACCTCGTCATCAGGACGTCACGCCCCTGCAACAGCGAGATCAACAGTGGAACGCTCCCCCCTTCATCTCCTCTACACCTCGTCATCGTGATGTCACGCCCCTGCAACAGCGTGATCAACAGTGGAACGCTCCCCCCTTCATCTCCTCTACACCTCGTCATCATGATGTCACGCCCCTGCAACAGCGTGATCAACAGTGGAACGCTCCCCCCTTCATCTCATCTACACCTCGTCATCAGGACGTCACGCCCCTGCAACAGCGAGATCAACAGTGGAACGTTCCCCCCTTCATCTCCTCTAAACCTCGTCATCAGGACGTCACGCCGACCCTCCCGCCTGGACACTTCGTTTCGCATCATCGGCCGTCGCCACCTCCCGACTTCAGAGCAGCGTTACCCCCTGCTGTGGCTGAAGCCCCC